Proteins encoded in a region of the Leopardus geoffroyi isolate Oge1 chromosome E2, O.geoffroyi_Oge1_pat1.0, whole genome shotgun sequence genome:
- the ARHGEF1 gene encoding rho guanine nucleotide exchange factor 1 isoform X3 produces MEADDIARGLAPGPPRPGLVPVSIIGAEDEDFENELETNAEEQNSQFQSLEQVKRRPAHLMAFLQHVALQFEPGPLLCCLHADMLGSLGPKEARKAFLDFCHSFLEKTAVLRVPVPPTVAFELDRTRPDLLSEDLQRQFVQEVVQSQQATVSQLLEDFRSKRLMGMTPWEHDLTQLEAWVGRDRASFEARERHLAERLLTHLEEMQHTISTDEEKSAAVVNAISLYMRHLGVRTKSGDKKSGRNFFRKKMIGNRRSDEPTKTKKGLSIFLDAARWNRGEPQAPDLRHLKVEADAEKPGLTERKGGLGVPSRDRNTGAAGQDIPGVSLHPLSGDSPDREPGVDAPPELGDPPPQGPASLEPVVPPENTEEGAETERKWKRLSGRLGRSESLRVSDRRRPSRGSLGAKGRGGGRSRSDVDMDPSSATAVLGPARRATPEPGDEGDPGRSGLELEPEEPPGWRELVPPGTLHSLPKSQVKRQEVISELLVTEAAHVRMLRVLHDLFYQPMAEGGFFPLEELQYIFPSLDELIEVHSQFLDQLMKRRQDSGYLIEEIGDVLLARFDGAEGSWFQKISSRFCSHQSFALEQLKAKQRKEPRFCAFVQEAESRPRCRRLQLKDMIPTEMQRLTKYPLLLQSIGQNTEELAEREKVERAAECCREILHHVNQAVRDMEDLLRLKDYQKRLDLSHLRQSSDPMLNEFKNLDITRRKLVHEGPLTWRVTKDKAVEVHVLLLDDLLLLLQRQDERLLLKSHSRTLTPTPDGKTMLRPVLRLTSAMTREVATDHKAFYVIFTWDQEAQIYELVAQTVSERKNWCALITETAGSLKVPAPASRPKPRPSPSSTREPLLSSSDNGNCGGREMPPADGRVERIFSTLLPYCRPGPEGQLAAKALEKVLSLKQLLFPSEEDSGAGPPREGDGVPGGGPPSPTQTQTQEIQEKLLSLEETIKQLEEVEEEFCRLRLLLSQLGENPVPQPGCT; encoded by the exons CTCTGCTGCCTGCACGCGGACATGCTGGGTTCACTGGGCCCTAAGGAGGCCAGAAAGGCCTTCCTCGACTTCTGCCACAGCTTCCTGGAAAAGACAGCG GTTTTGCGGGTGCCAGTCCCTCCCACTGTCGCCTTTGAACTTG ACCGCACACGGCCCGACCTCCTCTCCGAGGACCTCCAGCGGCAGTTTGTGCAGGAGGTGGTGCAGAGCCAGCAGGCCACCGTCAGCCAGCTGCTGGAGGACTTCCGCTCCAAGCGGCTCATGGGCATGACGCCCTGGGAGCACGACCTGACCCAGCTGGAGGCCTGGGTGGGGCGGGACCGTGCCAGCTTTGAGGCCCGGGAGCGGCACCTGGCCGAGCGGCTGCTGACCCACCTGGAAGAGATGCA aCACACCATCTCGACTGATGAGGAAAAGAG TGCCGCTGTGGTCAACGCCATCAGCCTGTACATGCGCCACCTTGGGGTGCGGACCAAGAGCGGGGACAAGAAGTCAGGGAGGAATTTCTTCCGAAAAAAG ATGATAGGGAATCGACGGTCAGATGAGCCAACCAAGACGAAGAAAGGCCTGAGCATCTTCCTGGATGCTGCCCGCTGGAATCGGGGAGAGCCTCAGG CCCCAGATCTCCGACACCTCAAAGTCGAGGCTGATG CTGAGAAGCCAGGCCttacagaaaggaagggaggcctGGGGGTGCCCTCCCGGGACCGGAACACTGGAGCTGCCGGGCAGGACATCCCTGGAGTTTCTCTGCACCCTCTGTCTGGGGACAGCCCTGACCGGGAGCCAG GTGTTGATGCCCCACCAGAGCTGGGGGACCCGCCCCCGCAGGGCCCGGCCAGCCTGGAGCCCGTGGTGCCCCCGGAGAACACGGAGGAGGGTGCTGAGACAGAGAG aaAGTGGAAGAG GCTATCGGGGCGTCTGGGGCGCTCGGAGAGCCTGCGGGTGAGTGACCGCCGCCGGCCTTCCCGGGGCAGCCTCGGGGCTaagggccggggtgggggccgCTCCCGGAGTGACGTGGACAtggaccccagctctgccacggCCGTGCTTGGCCCTGCCCGACGAGCCAC ccctgagcctggagaTGAAGGGGACCCAGGTCGGTCTGGACTAGAGCTGGAACCAGAAGAGCCCCCTGGCTGGCGGGAGCTCGtccccccaggcaccctgcacaGCCTGCCCAAGAGCCAGGTGAAGCGGCAGGAGGTTATCAGCG AGCTGCTGGTGACCGAGGCGGCCCATGTGCGCATGCTCCGGGTGCTGCACGACCTCTTCTACCAGCCCATGGCGGAAGGAGGCTTCTTCCCCCTGGAGGAGCTACAGTACATCTTCCCCAGCCTGGACGAGCTCATCGAGGTGCATT CCCAGTTCCTGGATCAACTGATGAAGCGGAGGCAGGATAGTGGCTACCTCATTGAGGAGATCGGAGATGTACTGCTGGCCCGG TTTGATGGTGCCGAAGGCTCCTGGTTCCAGAAAATCTCCTCCCGCTTCTGCAGCCACCAGTCATTTGCCTTAGAGCAGCTCAAAGCCAAACAGCGCAAGGAGCCTCGGTTCTGCGCCTTTGTGCAG GAGGCCGAGAGCCGCCCACGGTGCCGCCGCCTGCAGCTGAAGGACATGATCCCCACGGAGATGCAGCGCCTGACCAAGTACCCCCTGCTCCTGCAGAGCATCGGGCAGAACACAG AAGAGCTGGCCGAACGGGAGAAAGTGGAGCGGGCGGCTGAGTGCTGCCGGGAAATTCTGCACCACGTCAACCAAGCTGTGCGCGACATGGAGGACCTGCTG cgGCTCAAGGACTATCAGAAGCGCCTGGATTTGTCCCACCTGCGGCAGAGCAGCGACCCCATGCTGAACGAATTCAAG aacctAGATATCACCAGGAGGAAGCTGGTCCATGAGGGCCCTCTGACGTGGCGGGTGACGAAGGACAAGGCTGTAG AGGTCCACGTGCTCCTGCTGGACGACCTGCTGCTACTGCTCCAGCGCCAGGACGAGCGGCTGCTGCTCAAGTCACACAGCCGGACGCTGACGCCCACCCCCGACGGCAAGACCATGCTGCGGCCCGTGCTGCGGCTCACCTCCGCCATGACCCGCGAGGTGGCCACCG ATCACAAAGCCTTCTATGTCATTTTTACCTGGGACCAAGAGGCTCAGATCTACGAGCTGGTGGCCCAGACCGTGTCGGAACGGAAGAA CTGGTGTGCCCTCATCACGGAGACCGCTGGATCCTTGAaggtccctgcccctgcctctcgcCCCAAACCCCGGCCCAGCCcgagcag CACCCGGGAACCCCTGCTCAGCAGCTCGGACAATGGCAACTGTGGTGGCCGAGAGATGCCCCCAGCTGACG GCCGCGTGGAGAGAATCTTCAGCACCCTCCTGCCCTACTGCAGACCTGGCCCTGAAGGCCAGCTGGCAGCCAAGGCCCTTGAGAAAG TGCTGTCCCTGAAGCAACTCCTGTTTCCCTCGGAGGAAGATAGTGGGGCGGGGCCTCCCCGTGAAGGGGATGGGGTCCCGGGGGGCGGCCCCCCGAGCCCGACACAGACCCAGACCCAGGAAATTCAGGAGAAGCTGCTCAGCCTGGAGGAGACCATTAAACAGCTGGAG GAGGTGGAAGAGGAATTCTGTCGCCTACGACTCCTCCTGTCTCAGCTTGGGGAAAACCCTGTCCCCCAGCCTGGCTGTACCTGA
- the ARHGEF1 gene encoding rho guanine nucleotide exchange factor 1 isoform X5: protein MEADDIARGLAPGPPRPGLVPVSIIGAEDEDFENELETNAEEQNSQFQSLEQVKRRPAHLMAFLQHVALQFEPGPLLCCLHADMLGSLGPKEARKAFLDFCHSFLEKTAVLRVPVPPTVAFELDRTRPDLLSEDLQRQFVQEVVQSQQATVSQLLEDFRSKRLMGMTPWEHDLTQLEAWVGRDRASFEARERHLAERLLTHLEEMQHTISTDEEKSAAVVNAISLYMRHLGVRTKSGDKKSGRNFFRKKMIGNRRSDEPTKTKKGLSIFLDAARWNRGEPQAPDLRHLKVEADAEKPGLTERKGGLGVPSRDRNTGAAGQDIPGVSLHPLSGDSPDREPGVDAPPELGDPPPQGPASLEPVVPPENTEEGAETESPEPGDEGDPGRSGLELEPEEPPGWRELVPPGTLHSLPKSQVKRQEVISELLVTEAAHVRMLRVLHDLFYQPMAEGGFFPLEELQYIFPSLDELIEVHSQFLDQLMKRRQDSGYLIEEIGDVLLARFDGAEGSWFQKISSRFCSHQSFALEQLKAKQRKEPRFCAFVQEAESRPRCRRLQLKDMIPTEMQRLTKYPLLLQSIGQNTEELAEREKVERAAECCREILHHVNQAVRDMEDLLRLKDYQKRLDLSHLRQSSDPMLNEFKNLDITRRKLVHEGPLTWRVTKDKAVEVHVLLLDDLLLLLQRQDERLLLKSHSRTLTPTPDGKTMLRPVLRLTSAMTREVATDHKAFYVIFTWDQEAQIYELVAQTVSERKNWCALITETAGSLKVPAPASRPKPRPSPSSTREPLLSSSDNGNCGGREMPPADGRVERIFSTLLPYCRPGPEGQLAAKALEKVLSLKQLLFPSEEDSGAGPPREGDGVPGGGPPSPTQTQTQEIQEKLLSLEETIKQLEEVEEEFCRLRLLLSQLGENPVPQPGCT from the exons CTCTGCTGCCTGCACGCGGACATGCTGGGTTCACTGGGCCCTAAGGAGGCCAGAAAGGCCTTCCTCGACTTCTGCCACAGCTTCCTGGAAAAGACAGCG GTTTTGCGGGTGCCAGTCCCTCCCACTGTCGCCTTTGAACTTG ACCGCACACGGCCCGACCTCCTCTCCGAGGACCTCCAGCGGCAGTTTGTGCAGGAGGTGGTGCAGAGCCAGCAGGCCACCGTCAGCCAGCTGCTGGAGGACTTCCGCTCCAAGCGGCTCATGGGCATGACGCCCTGGGAGCACGACCTGACCCAGCTGGAGGCCTGGGTGGGGCGGGACCGTGCCAGCTTTGAGGCCCGGGAGCGGCACCTGGCCGAGCGGCTGCTGACCCACCTGGAAGAGATGCA aCACACCATCTCGACTGATGAGGAAAAGAG TGCCGCTGTGGTCAACGCCATCAGCCTGTACATGCGCCACCTTGGGGTGCGGACCAAGAGCGGGGACAAGAAGTCAGGGAGGAATTTCTTCCGAAAAAAG ATGATAGGGAATCGACGGTCAGATGAGCCAACCAAGACGAAGAAAGGCCTGAGCATCTTCCTGGATGCTGCCCGCTGGAATCGGGGAGAGCCTCAGG CCCCAGATCTCCGACACCTCAAAGTCGAGGCTGATG CTGAGAAGCCAGGCCttacagaaaggaagggaggcctGGGGGTGCCCTCCCGGGACCGGAACACTGGAGCTGCCGGGCAGGACATCCCTGGAGTTTCTCTGCACCCTCTGTCTGGGGACAGCCCTGACCGGGAGCCAG GTGTTGATGCCCCACCAGAGCTGGGGGACCCGCCCCCGCAGGGCCCGGCCAGCCTGGAGCCCGTGGTGCCCCCGGAGAACACGGAGGAGGGTGCTGAGACAGAGAG ccctgagcctggagaTGAAGGGGACCCAGGTCGGTCTGGACTAGAGCTGGAACCAGAAGAGCCCCCTGGCTGGCGGGAGCTCGtccccccaggcaccctgcacaGCCTGCCCAAGAGCCAGGTGAAGCGGCAGGAGGTTATCAGCG AGCTGCTGGTGACCGAGGCGGCCCATGTGCGCATGCTCCGGGTGCTGCACGACCTCTTCTACCAGCCCATGGCGGAAGGAGGCTTCTTCCCCCTGGAGGAGCTACAGTACATCTTCCCCAGCCTGGACGAGCTCATCGAGGTGCATT CCCAGTTCCTGGATCAACTGATGAAGCGGAGGCAGGATAGTGGCTACCTCATTGAGGAGATCGGAGATGTACTGCTGGCCCGG TTTGATGGTGCCGAAGGCTCCTGGTTCCAGAAAATCTCCTCCCGCTTCTGCAGCCACCAGTCATTTGCCTTAGAGCAGCTCAAAGCCAAACAGCGCAAGGAGCCTCGGTTCTGCGCCTTTGTGCAG GAGGCCGAGAGCCGCCCACGGTGCCGCCGCCTGCAGCTGAAGGACATGATCCCCACGGAGATGCAGCGCCTGACCAAGTACCCCCTGCTCCTGCAGAGCATCGGGCAGAACACAG AAGAGCTGGCCGAACGGGAGAAAGTGGAGCGGGCGGCTGAGTGCTGCCGGGAAATTCTGCACCACGTCAACCAAGCTGTGCGCGACATGGAGGACCTGCTG cgGCTCAAGGACTATCAGAAGCGCCTGGATTTGTCCCACCTGCGGCAGAGCAGCGACCCCATGCTGAACGAATTCAAG aacctAGATATCACCAGGAGGAAGCTGGTCCATGAGGGCCCTCTGACGTGGCGGGTGACGAAGGACAAGGCTGTAG AGGTCCACGTGCTCCTGCTGGACGACCTGCTGCTACTGCTCCAGCGCCAGGACGAGCGGCTGCTGCTCAAGTCACACAGCCGGACGCTGACGCCCACCCCCGACGGCAAGACCATGCTGCGGCCCGTGCTGCGGCTCACCTCCGCCATGACCCGCGAGGTGGCCACCG ATCACAAAGCCTTCTATGTCATTTTTACCTGGGACCAAGAGGCTCAGATCTACGAGCTGGTGGCCCAGACCGTGTCGGAACGGAAGAA CTGGTGTGCCCTCATCACGGAGACCGCTGGATCCTTGAaggtccctgcccctgcctctcgcCCCAAACCCCGGCCCAGCCcgagcag CACCCGGGAACCCCTGCTCAGCAGCTCGGACAATGGCAACTGTGGTGGCCGAGAGATGCCCCCAGCTGACG GCCGCGTGGAGAGAATCTTCAGCACCCTCCTGCCCTACTGCAGACCTGGCCCTGAAGGCCAGCTGGCAGCCAAGGCCCTTGAGAAAG TGCTGTCCCTGAAGCAACTCCTGTTTCCCTCGGAGGAAGATAGTGGGGCGGGGCCTCCCCGTGAAGGGGATGGGGTCCCGGGGGGCGGCCCCCCGAGCCCGACACAGACCCAGACCCAGGAAATTCAGGAGAAGCTGCTCAGCCTGGAGGAGACCATTAAACAGCTGGAG GAGGTGGAAGAGGAATTCTGTCGCCTACGACTCCTCCTGTCTCAGCTTGGGGAAAACCCTGTCCCCCAGCCTGGCTGTACCTGA
- the ARHGEF1 gene encoding rho guanine nucleotide exchange factor 1 isoform X4, whose amino-acid sequence MPSTLPVEPMEADDIARGLAPGPPRPGLVPVSIIGAEDEDFENELETNAEEQNSQFQSLEQVKRRPAHLMAFLQHVALQFEPGPLLCCLHADMLGSLGPKEARKAFLDFCHSFLEKTAVLRVPVPPTVAFELDRTRPDLLSEDLQRQFVQEVVQSQQATVSQLLEDFRSKRLMGMTPWEHDLTQLEAWVGRDRASFEARERHLAERLLTHLEEMQHTISTDEEKSAAVVNAISLYMRHLGVRTKSGDKKSGRNFFRKKMIGNRRSDEPTKTKKGLSIFLDAARWNRGEPQAPDLRHLKVEADAEKPGLTERKGGLGVPSRDRNTGAAGQDIPGVSLHPLSGDSPDREPGVDAPPELGDPPPQGPASLEPVVPPENTEEGAETESPEPGDEGDPGRSGLELEPEEPPGWRELVPPGTLHSLPKSQVKRQEVISELLVTEAAHVRMLRVLHDLFYQPMAEGGFFPLEELQYIFPSLDELIEVHSQFLDQLMKRRQDSGYLIEEIGDVLLARFDGAEGSWFQKISSRFCSHQSFALEQLKAKQRKEPRFCAFVQEAESRPRCRRLQLKDMIPTEMQRLTKYPLLLQSIGQNTEELAEREKVERAAECCREILHHVNQAVRDMEDLLRLKDYQKRLDLSHLRQSSDPMLNEFKNLDITRRKLVHEGPLTWRVTKDKAVEVHVLLLDDLLLLLQRQDERLLLKSHSRTLTPTPDGKTMLRPVLRLTSAMTREVATDHKAFYVIFTWDQEAQIYELVAQTVSERKNWCALITETAGSLKVPAPASRPKPRPSPSSTREPLLSSSDNGNCGGREMPPADGRVERIFSTLLPYCRPGPEGQLAAKALEKVLSLKQLLFPSEEDSGAGPPREGDGVPGGGPPSPTQTQTQEIQEKLLSLEETIKQLEEVEEEFCRLRLLLSQLGENPVPQPGCT is encoded by the exons CTCTGCTGCCTGCACGCGGACATGCTGGGTTCACTGGGCCCTAAGGAGGCCAGAAAGGCCTTCCTCGACTTCTGCCACAGCTTCCTGGAAAAGACAGCG GTTTTGCGGGTGCCAGTCCCTCCCACTGTCGCCTTTGAACTTG ACCGCACACGGCCCGACCTCCTCTCCGAGGACCTCCAGCGGCAGTTTGTGCAGGAGGTGGTGCAGAGCCAGCAGGCCACCGTCAGCCAGCTGCTGGAGGACTTCCGCTCCAAGCGGCTCATGGGCATGACGCCCTGGGAGCACGACCTGACCCAGCTGGAGGCCTGGGTGGGGCGGGACCGTGCCAGCTTTGAGGCCCGGGAGCGGCACCTGGCCGAGCGGCTGCTGACCCACCTGGAAGAGATGCA aCACACCATCTCGACTGATGAGGAAAAGAG TGCCGCTGTGGTCAACGCCATCAGCCTGTACATGCGCCACCTTGGGGTGCGGACCAAGAGCGGGGACAAGAAGTCAGGGAGGAATTTCTTCCGAAAAAAG ATGATAGGGAATCGACGGTCAGATGAGCCAACCAAGACGAAGAAAGGCCTGAGCATCTTCCTGGATGCTGCCCGCTGGAATCGGGGAGAGCCTCAGG CCCCAGATCTCCGACACCTCAAAGTCGAGGCTGATG CTGAGAAGCCAGGCCttacagaaaggaagggaggcctGGGGGTGCCCTCCCGGGACCGGAACACTGGAGCTGCCGGGCAGGACATCCCTGGAGTTTCTCTGCACCCTCTGTCTGGGGACAGCCCTGACCGGGAGCCAG GTGTTGATGCCCCACCAGAGCTGGGGGACCCGCCCCCGCAGGGCCCGGCCAGCCTGGAGCCCGTGGTGCCCCCGGAGAACACGGAGGAGGGTGCTGAGACAGAGAG ccctgagcctggagaTGAAGGGGACCCAGGTCGGTCTGGACTAGAGCTGGAACCAGAAGAGCCCCCTGGCTGGCGGGAGCTCGtccccccaggcaccctgcacaGCCTGCCCAAGAGCCAGGTGAAGCGGCAGGAGGTTATCAGCG AGCTGCTGGTGACCGAGGCGGCCCATGTGCGCATGCTCCGGGTGCTGCACGACCTCTTCTACCAGCCCATGGCGGAAGGAGGCTTCTTCCCCCTGGAGGAGCTACAGTACATCTTCCCCAGCCTGGACGAGCTCATCGAGGTGCATT CCCAGTTCCTGGATCAACTGATGAAGCGGAGGCAGGATAGTGGCTACCTCATTGAGGAGATCGGAGATGTACTGCTGGCCCGG TTTGATGGTGCCGAAGGCTCCTGGTTCCAGAAAATCTCCTCCCGCTTCTGCAGCCACCAGTCATTTGCCTTAGAGCAGCTCAAAGCCAAACAGCGCAAGGAGCCTCGGTTCTGCGCCTTTGTGCAG GAGGCCGAGAGCCGCCCACGGTGCCGCCGCCTGCAGCTGAAGGACATGATCCCCACGGAGATGCAGCGCCTGACCAAGTACCCCCTGCTCCTGCAGAGCATCGGGCAGAACACAG AAGAGCTGGCCGAACGGGAGAAAGTGGAGCGGGCGGCTGAGTGCTGCCGGGAAATTCTGCACCACGTCAACCAAGCTGTGCGCGACATGGAGGACCTGCTG cgGCTCAAGGACTATCAGAAGCGCCTGGATTTGTCCCACCTGCGGCAGAGCAGCGACCCCATGCTGAACGAATTCAAG aacctAGATATCACCAGGAGGAAGCTGGTCCATGAGGGCCCTCTGACGTGGCGGGTGACGAAGGACAAGGCTGTAG AGGTCCACGTGCTCCTGCTGGACGACCTGCTGCTACTGCTCCAGCGCCAGGACGAGCGGCTGCTGCTCAAGTCACACAGCCGGACGCTGACGCCCACCCCCGACGGCAAGACCATGCTGCGGCCCGTGCTGCGGCTCACCTCCGCCATGACCCGCGAGGTGGCCACCG ATCACAAAGCCTTCTATGTCATTTTTACCTGGGACCAAGAGGCTCAGATCTACGAGCTGGTGGCCCAGACCGTGTCGGAACGGAAGAA CTGGTGTGCCCTCATCACGGAGACCGCTGGATCCTTGAaggtccctgcccctgcctctcgcCCCAAACCCCGGCCCAGCCcgagcag CACCCGGGAACCCCTGCTCAGCAGCTCGGACAATGGCAACTGTGGTGGCCGAGAGATGCCCCCAGCTGACG GCCGCGTGGAGAGAATCTTCAGCACCCTCCTGCCCTACTGCAGACCTGGCCCTGAAGGCCAGCTGGCAGCCAAGGCCCTTGAGAAAG TGCTGTCCCTGAAGCAACTCCTGTTTCCCTCGGAGGAAGATAGTGGGGCGGGGCCTCCCCGTGAAGGGGATGGGGTCCCGGGGGGCGGCCCCCCGAGCCCGACACAGACCCAGACCCAGGAAATTCAGGAGAAGCTGCTCAGCCTGGAGGAGACCATTAAACAGCTGGAG GAGGTGGAAGAGGAATTCTGTCGCCTACGACTCCTCCTGTCTCAGCTTGGGGAAAACCCTGTCCCCCAGCCTGGCTGTACCTGA
- the ARHGEF1 gene encoding rho guanine nucleotide exchange factor 1 isoform X1, translating into MPSTLPVEPMEADDIARGLAPGPPRPGLVPVSIIGAEDEDFENELETNAEEQNSQFQSLEQVKRRPAHLMAFLQHVALQFEPGPLLCCLHADMLGSLGPKEARKAFLDFCHSFLEKTAVLRVPVPPTVAFELDRTRPDLLSEDLQRQFVQEVVQSQQATVSQLLEDFRSKRLMGMTPWEHDLTQLEAWVGRDRASFEARERHLAERLLTHLEEMQHTISTDEEKSAAVVNAISLYMRHLGVRTKSGDKKSGRNFFRKKMIGNRRSDEPTKTKKGLSIFLDAARWNRGEPQAPDLRHLKVEADAEKPGLTERKGGLGVPSRDRNTGAAGQDIPGVSLHPLSGDSPDREPGVDAPPELGDPPPQGPASLEPVVPPENTEEGAETERKWKRLSGRLGRSESLRVSDRRRPSRGSLGAKGRGGGRSRSDVDMDPSSATAVLGPARRATPEPGDEGDPGRSGLELEPEEPPGWRELVPPGTLHSLPKSQVKRQEVISELLVTEAAHVRMLRVLHDLFYQPMAEGGFFPLEELQYIFPSLDELIEVHSQFLDQLMKRRQDSGYLIEEIGDVLLARFDGAEGSWFQKISSRFCSHQSFALEQLKAKQRKEPRFCAFVQEAESRPRCRRLQLKDMIPTEMQRLTKYPLLLQSIGQNTEELAEREKVERAAECCREILHHVNQAVRDMEDLLRLKDYQKRLDLSHLRQSSDPMLNEFKNLDITRRKLVHEGPLTWRVTKDKAVEVHVLLLDDLLLLLQRQDERLLLKSHSRTLTPTPDGKTMLRPVLRLTSAMTREVATDHKAFYVIFTWDQEAQIYELVAQTVSERKNWCALITETAGSLKVPAPASRPKPRPSPSSTREPLLSSSDNGNCGGREMPPADGRVERIFSTLLPYCRPGPEGQLAAKALEKVLSLKQLLFPSEEDSGAGPPREGDGVPGGGPPSPTQTQTQEIQEKLLSLEETIKQLEEVEEEFCRLRLLLSQLGENPVPQPGCT; encoded by the exons CTCTGCTGCCTGCACGCGGACATGCTGGGTTCACTGGGCCCTAAGGAGGCCAGAAAGGCCTTCCTCGACTTCTGCCACAGCTTCCTGGAAAAGACAGCG GTTTTGCGGGTGCCAGTCCCTCCCACTGTCGCCTTTGAACTTG ACCGCACACGGCCCGACCTCCTCTCCGAGGACCTCCAGCGGCAGTTTGTGCAGGAGGTGGTGCAGAGCCAGCAGGCCACCGTCAGCCAGCTGCTGGAGGACTTCCGCTCCAAGCGGCTCATGGGCATGACGCCCTGGGAGCACGACCTGACCCAGCTGGAGGCCTGGGTGGGGCGGGACCGTGCCAGCTTTGAGGCCCGGGAGCGGCACCTGGCCGAGCGGCTGCTGACCCACCTGGAAGAGATGCA aCACACCATCTCGACTGATGAGGAAAAGAG TGCCGCTGTGGTCAACGCCATCAGCCTGTACATGCGCCACCTTGGGGTGCGGACCAAGAGCGGGGACAAGAAGTCAGGGAGGAATTTCTTCCGAAAAAAG ATGATAGGGAATCGACGGTCAGATGAGCCAACCAAGACGAAGAAAGGCCTGAGCATCTTCCTGGATGCTGCCCGCTGGAATCGGGGAGAGCCTCAGG CCCCAGATCTCCGACACCTCAAAGTCGAGGCTGATG CTGAGAAGCCAGGCCttacagaaaggaagggaggcctGGGGGTGCCCTCCCGGGACCGGAACACTGGAGCTGCCGGGCAGGACATCCCTGGAGTTTCTCTGCACCCTCTGTCTGGGGACAGCCCTGACCGGGAGCCAG GTGTTGATGCCCCACCAGAGCTGGGGGACCCGCCCCCGCAGGGCCCGGCCAGCCTGGAGCCCGTGGTGCCCCCGGAGAACACGGAGGAGGGTGCTGAGACAGAGAG aaAGTGGAAGAG GCTATCGGGGCGTCTGGGGCGCTCGGAGAGCCTGCGGGTGAGTGACCGCCGCCGGCCTTCCCGGGGCAGCCTCGGGGCTaagggccggggtgggggccgCTCCCGGAGTGACGTGGACAtggaccccagctctgccacggCCGTGCTTGGCCCTGCCCGACGAGCCAC ccctgagcctggagaTGAAGGGGACCCAGGTCGGTCTGGACTAGAGCTGGAACCAGAAGAGCCCCCTGGCTGGCGGGAGCTCGtccccccaggcaccctgcacaGCCTGCCCAAGAGCCAGGTGAAGCGGCAGGAGGTTATCAGCG AGCTGCTGGTGACCGAGGCGGCCCATGTGCGCATGCTCCGGGTGCTGCACGACCTCTTCTACCAGCCCATGGCGGAAGGAGGCTTCTTCCCCCTGGAGGAGCTACAGTACATCTTCCCCAGCCTGGACGAGCTCATCGAGGTGCATT CCCAGTTCCTGGATCAACTGATGAAGCGGAGGCAGGATAGTGGCTACCTCATTGAGGAGATCGGAGATGTACTGCTGGCCCGG TTTGATGGTGCCGAAGGCTCCTGGTTCCAGAAAATCTCCTCCCGCTTCTGCAGCCACCAGTCATTTGCCTTAGAGCAGCTCAAAGCCAAACAGCGCAAGGAGCCTCGGTTCTGCGCCTTTGTGCAG GAGGCCGAGAGCCGCCCACGGTGCCGCCGCCTGCAGCTGAAGGACATGATCCCCACGGAGATGCAGCGCCTGACCAAGTACCCCCTGCTCCTGCAGAGCATCGGGCAGAACACAG AAGAGCTGGCCGAACGGGAGAAAGTGGAGCGGGCGGCTGAGTGCTGCCGGGAAATTCTGCACCACGTCAACCAAGCTGTGCGCGACATGGAGGACCTGCTG cgGCTCAAGGACTATCAGAAGCGCCTGGATTTGTCCCACCTGCGGCAGAGCAGCGACCCCATGCTGAACGAATTCAAG aacctAGATATCACCAGGAGGAAGCTGGTCCATGAGGGCCCTCTGACGTGGCGGGTGACGAAGGACAAGGCTGTAG AGGTCCACGTGCTCCTGCTGGACGACCTGCTGCTACTGCTCCAGCGCCAGGACGAGCGGCTGCTGCTCAAGTCACACAGCCGGACGCTGACGCCCACCCCCGACGGCAAGACCATGCTGCGGCCCGTGCTGCGGCTCACCTCCGCCATGACCCGCGAGGTGGCCACCG ATCACAAAGCCTTCTATGTCATTTTTACCTGGGACCAAGAGGCTCAGATCTACGAGCTGGTGGCCCAGACCGTGTCGGAACGGAAGAA CTGGTGTGCCCTCATCACGGAGACCGCTGGATCCTTGAaggtccctgcccctgcctctcgcCCCAAACCCCGGCCCAGCCcgagcag CACCCGGGAACCCCTGCTCAGCAGCTCGGACAATGGCAACTGTGGTGGCCGAGAGATGCCCCCAGCTGACG GCCGCGTGGAGAGAATCTTCAGCACCCTCCTGCCCTACTGCAGACCTGGCCCTGAAGGCCAGCTGGCAGCCAAGGCCCTTGAGAAAG TGCTGTCCCTGAAGCAACTCCTGTTTCCCTCGGAGGAAGATAGTGGGGCGGGGCCTCCCCGTGAAGGGGATGGGGTCCCGGGGGGCGGCCCCCCGAGCCCGACACAGACCCAGACCCAGGAAATTCAGGAGAAGCTGCTCAGCCTGGAGGAGACCATTAAACAGCTGGAG GAGGTGGAAGAGGAATTCTGTCGCCTACGACTCCTCCTGTCTCAGCTTGGGGAAAACCCTGTCCCCCAGCCTGGCTGTACCTGA